From a single Nitrospira lenta genomic region:
- a CDS encoding RidA family protein: MSFDAKLKALHIELPMAPKPVANYVPVVRAGDLLFLSGVLPSRDGQLICTGKLGQGITIEQGMEAAKVAALNALAIVRSEVGSLDKVKRIVKMVGHIASAPGFTDQPQVLNGASDLLVQIFGEAGKHARVAVGAAELPRQAPVEIELIVQVTA; the protein is encoded by the coding sequence ATGTCATTTGATGCCAAGCTGAAAGCGCTCCATATTGAATTACCCATGGCTCCCAAGCCCGTGGCGAACTATGTGCCGGTCGTGCGTGCCGGTGATCTTTTGTTTCTTTCAGGTGTGCTGCCGTCACGCGATGGGCAACTCATCTGCACCGGCAAGCTCGGGCAGGGCATCACGATCGAGCAGGGGATGGAGGCGGCCAAGGTTGCAGCCCTAAACGCATTGGCCATCGTGCGCAGTGAAGTCGGGTCTCTCGATAAAGTGAAACGCATCGTGAAAATGGTCGGCCATATCGCCTCAGCCCCCGGTTTTACCGATCAACCGCAAGTCCTTAATGGAGCCTCCGATCTCCTCGTGCAAATTTTCGGCGAAGCCGGCAAACACGCCCGTGTCGCCGTCGGTGCTGCAGAACTCCCCCGCCAAGCCCCCGTCGAAATCGAATTGATCGTGCAGGTGACGGCGTAG
- a CDS encoding phosphopentomutase, giving the protein MILLVIDGLGVGALPDAADYGDADANTVVHVAEAVGGLSLPNLETLGFGHLASIPGVRAMAQPNGSFGKIGFVSQGADSVVGYWETSGVIQARQASPFRSMFPFEVISQLEQSFGRKVIGNRLGYAQSLIDEYGVEHLSSGAPIVWTDGGWTCHVAMHISAMPAADFYQCCRDIRKAFKGVLGPQRIVAHSFSGEAGAFQLSGGRKDYVAEPPAVSMLDVLNRSGQIVMGIGKVYDLFAGRGLTRAFPAATAIAALEETTKLIPKMPRGLLYASLDLLTDEPATAAAALEDFDRRLPDLFEKLRVGDVVVITGDHGRDLTKPAKVPTREYVPLLVTGPKLSQGVNLGVRASAADLGQTIVEALQAERLPDGESFFEALRAG; this is encoded by the coding sequence GTGATTCTTCTGGTCATCGACGGGTTGGGAGTCGGAGCATTGCCCGATGCGGCGGACTATGGCGATGCTGACGCCAATACGGTCGTCCATGTGGCGGAGGCGGTCGGCGGGCTGAGTCTCCCGAATCTGGAAACACTGGGATTCGGCCATCTGGCAAGCATTCCCGGCGTGCGAGCCATGGCGCAGCCGAACGGATCGTTCGGGAAGATCGGGTTTGTCTCGCAAGGAGCCGATTCAGTCGTCGGGTATTGGGAAACCAGCGGGGTCATCCAAGCACGTCAGGCCTCTCCCTTCCGTTCGATGTTTCCCTTCGAGGTGATTTCACAACTCGAACAAAGCTTCGGACGGAAAGTCATCGGCAATCGTCTCGGCTATGCCCAATCGCTCATCGACGAATATGGCGTCGAGCATCTCTCCAGCGGCGCGCCGATCGTCTGGACCGACGGGGGTTGGACGTGCCATGTCGCGATGCATATCTCGGCTATGCCGGCCGCAGATTTCTACCAGTGTTGCCGTGATATTCGGAAAGCCTTCAAGGGCGTCTTGGGACCTCAGCGTATTGTCGCCCATTCCTTCTCAGGTGAAGCCGGAGCCTTTCAACTCAGCGGCGGCCGCAAAGACTATGTTGCTGAGCCGCCGGCTGTGAGCATGCTGGATGTCTTGAACCGCTCGGGCCAGATTGTGATGGGGATCGGCAAGGTGTATGACCTCTTTGCCGGCCGTGGGTTGACGCGGGCCTTCCCGGCGGCGACCGCAATTGCCGCGTTGGAGGAAACCACCAAGTTGATTCCCAAGATGCCGCGCGGGCTGCTCTATGCGAGTCTCGATCTGCTGACGGATGAGCCGGCCACGGCGGCGGCGGCATTGGAAGACTTCGATCGCCGGTTGCCGGATCTGTTTGAAAAGCTGCGGGTGGGCGATGTCGTGGTCATTACCGGCGATCATGGCCGAGACCTGACCAAGCCCGCCAAGGTACCCACGAGGGAATATGTGCCGCTGTTGGTCACCGGCCCGAAATTGTCCCAGGGCGTGAATTTGGGGGTGCGAGCGTCAGCCGCCGATCTTGGCCAAACCATTGTCGAGGCATTGCAGGCTGAACGGTTGCCCGATGGAGAGAGTTTCTTTGAGGCTCTTCGCGCAGGATAA
- a CDS encoding PilZ domain-containing protein: MASSRPQRIQVQCPVQFTHEDGVTGQGIMLNVSMGGCAIQSDTPVFDNMLVTMQFTPATGKPPVTIEMGQVCWATLHEFGVKFLMVLPKERARLDRFLMTAVSASGPPPAAAA, translated from the coding sequence ATGGCAAGTTCACGACCACAGCGGATACAGGTGCAGTGTCCCGTTCAATTTACCCACGAAGATGGAGTAACCGGGCAGGGCATCATGCTCAATGTGTCCATGGGGGGCTGTGCGATTCAAAGCGACACGCCCGTGTTCGACAATATGCTCGTGACCATGCAGTTCACGCCAGCGACGGGCAAGCCGCCGGTCACCATTGAAATGGGGCAGGTGTGTTGGGCGACGTTGCATGAATTCGGCGTGAAATTCCTGATGGTCCTTCCCAAGGAGCGCGCCCGTCTGGATCGTTTCTTAATGACCGCCGTGTCCGCCTCCGGTCCGCCTCCCGCTGCTGCGGCGTAA
- the deoC gene encoding deoxyribose-phosphate aldolase: MTQWNLPTLLDHTVLRPDATKADVLRLCQEAKDLGFVVIFVPPCYVDEAVAATAGSAVRVGIPIGFPLGGHTTKAKVAEAVEAVARGAQILDMVINVSRLKSGDQAYVRQDIAEVVKATPSAEHKVILETCLLTQQEKVTACHLVVEAGADYVKTSTGFSTAGATVEDVRLMKQTVAGRAKVKASGGIRDWKTTLAMLEAGADRIGTSASLKILDEWKASSK; this comes from the coding sequence ATGACTCAATGGAATCTTCCCACGTTACTCGATCATACCGTCTTGCGGCCTGACGCGACCAAGGCCGATGTGCTGCGGCTCTGTCAGGAGGCGAAAGACCTGGGCTTCGTCGTGATCTTCGTGCCGCCGTGCTATGTCGATGAGGCGGTGGCCGCCACGGCGGGATCGGCCGTGCGCGTCGGCATTCCGATCGGCTTCCCGCTCGGAGGCCATACCACGAAGGCGAAGGTGGCCGAAGCGGTGGAAGCCGTTGCGCGTGGGGCGCAGATTCTGGATATGGTGATCAACGTCAGTCGTCTGAAGTCCGGCGATCAGGCCTATGTGCGGCAGGACATTGCGGAAGTCGTGAAGGCGACGCCGTCGGCCGAACATAAAGTGATTCTGGAGACCTGCTTGCTGACACAGCAGGAGAAGGTCACCGCCTGTCATCTGGTGGTCGAAGCCGGGGCCGACTATGTGAAGACCTCGACCGGATTTTCAACAGCCGGGGCTACGGTCGAAGATGTCCGGTTGATGAAACAAACGGTAGCCGGCCGGGCGAAGGTAAAAGCCTCCGGCGGGATCAGAGACTGGAAGACGACACTGGCGATGCTGGAAGCCGGCGCCGATCGAATCGGCACGAGTGCGAGTCTGAAAATTCTGGATGAGTGGAAGGCGTCGTCGAAATAG
- the mltG gene encoding endolytic transglycosylase MltG, with amino-acid sequence MKLRVILIVLVLAAGLAGAAAYLMMKWAEAPVVTEAEHPPSKVVVIAEGSTFQHVAGLLERERLIKSRSAFVLLGKALEADRKIRPGEYELNPAMLPADILSKLLAGRVVLHAVTIPEGYTMVQIADVLAQHHITDRAEFLRLAKNKGFIKTLGISAETLEGYLYPDTYRFPKPVSAKDAIRTMVEQLNQVVTPEWQARAKDIHLTLHQVLTLASVIEKETGSGEERPQISSVFHNRLQKKIPLQSDPTVIYGLPDFDGNLHKKDLSHPSLYNTYRWAGLPPGPIASPGAQAIKAALFPAVSSYLYFVSKNDGTHQFSTTLTEHNKAVEKYQKQFFSRAHRGRT; translated from the coding sequence ATGAAACTGCGCGTGATCCTCATCGTACTCGTCCTCGCCGCCGGACTCGCCGGGGCGGCCGCGTATCTGATGATGAAATGGGCTGAAGCCCCGGTCGTCACGGAAGCCGAACATCCTCCCTCCAAAGTCGTCGTCATTGCCGAAGGCTCCACGTTTCAGCATGTCGCGGGTCTGCTCGAGCGTGAACGGCTCATCAAGAGCCGCTCGGCGTTTGTCCTGCTCGGCAAGGCCCTCGAAGCCGATCGGAAGATTCGCCCCGGTGAATATGAACTGAATCCGGCGATGCTGCCGGCGGACATTCTCTCAAAACTTTTGGCCGGGCGAGTCGTCCTGCATGCGGTCACGATTCCCGAAGGCTATACGATGGTACAGATCGCCGACGTCCTGGCGCAGCACCACATCACCGATCGCGCCGAGTTTCTGCGTCTCGCAAAGAACAAGGGCTTCATCAAGACGCTCGGGATTTCAGCGGAGACGCTGGAAGGCTATCTCTACCCCGATACCTATCGATTCCCCAAGCCGGTGTCGGCCAAAGATGCGATCAGGACGATGGTGGAGCAGCTCAACCAGGTCGTCACTCCGGAATGGCAGGCTCGGGCGAAGGATATTCATTTGACGCTGCATCAAGTATTGACGCTGGCCTCGGTCATCGAAAAGGAAACGGGTTCGGGGGAGGAGCGGCCGCAAATTTCATCGGTGTTCCACAACCGGCTGCAGAAGAAGATCCCGCTCCAGAGCGACCCGACCGTGATTTACGGGTTGCCTGATTTCGACGGCAATCTCCATAAAAAAGATCTCTCGCATCCCAGCCTCTATAACACCTATCGGTGGGCCGGATTGCCGCCTGGGCCGATTGCCAGTCCGGGAGCACAGGCGATCAAGGCTGCGTTGTTCCCAGCGGTGTCATCGTACCTGTACTTTGTGTCGAAGAATGACGGGACGCATCAGTTTTCCACCACGCTGACGGAACACAATAAGGCCGTCGAAAAGTATCAGAAACAGTTTTTCTCGCGTGCCCATCGCGGCCGAACCTAG
- the ruvX gene encoding Holliday junction resolvase RuvX has translation MPSRILALDHGTKRIGVALSDELGWTAQPLETYERQTLDLDIAHILDLVKTHEVGKVLLGLPLRLNGEEGLAVQAVHQFLERLADALPVPVDTWDERLTTKDAEQLLIAADVGWKKRKGLVDRIAAAILLQSYLEAQSPSPVHGHPAEAEDGLEPDNQYHEAPERPYETARDPHRTRPRRRTRRGGRVSDDEMG, from the coding sequence ATGCCTAGCCGTATTCTTGCACTGGATCACGGCACCAAGCGGATCGGCGTCGCCTTGAGCGATGAGCTGGGCTGGACCGCGCAGCCGTTGGAAACCTACGAGCGGCAGACGCTGGATCTGGACATCGCCCACATTCTGGATCTGGTCAAGACCCACGAAGTCGGGAAGGTGTTGTTGGGATTGCCGTTGCGGTTGAACGGCGAAGAGGGTCTGGCCGTGCAGGCGGTGCATCAGTTTCTGGAGCGGCTCGCCGATGCGTTGCCGGTTCCAGTCGATACCTGGGACGAGCGGCTGACCACGAAGGATGCCGAGCAGCTGCTCATCGCCGCCGATGTCGGGTGGAAGAAGCGCAAAGGCTTGGTCGATCGGATCGCCGCCGCTATCCTTTTGCAGAGTTATCTGGAGGCTCAGTCACCCTCGCCGGTCCACGGTCATCCGGCGGAGGCCGAAGACGGTCTAGAGCCGGACAACCAGTACCACGAAGCTCCCGAGCGCCCTTATGAAACTGCGCGTGATCCTCATCGTACTCGTCCTCGCCGCCGGACTCGCCGGGGCGGCCGCGTATCTGATGATGAAATGGGCTGA
- the alaS gene encoding alanine--tRNA ligase, with amino-acid sequence MKNSARELRQAFIRYFEQQGHQAVPSSALIPQADPTLLFTNAGMNQFKRVFLGEESRAYKRAVTVQKCLRAGGKHNDLENVGYTRRHHTFFEMLGNFSFGDYFKEDAILFGWEFLTKTVGLDKSRMWVTIFREDDEADQLWKKIGVSPSRIVRCDEKDNFWQMADTGPCGPCSELHFDQGSAVPGDDTPNGEGDRVIEIWNLVFMQYNRDASGKLNPLPKPSIDTGMGLERLTAVAQGVLSNYDSDLFMPLLGAIGTRAGLQYGKKEQADRSMRVIADHLRAISFLMTDGVLPSNEGRGYVLRRILRRAARHGRLIGIVEPFLHELTATVVDQMAEAYSEVKAAAGTIAEATRGEEERFIATLDQGLPILNEMIEKARSSGKTVLAGTDIFKLYDTYGFPMDLIQEACREQDMTVDEKGFDLAIEEQRNRARKTGGFEQETARPAVSELAGRLGATKFIGYDRLDTDAVLQAILKSDRMVKEAAEGDEVEVALDVTPFYAEGGGQMGDQGLLVGPEGRLEIKETTRPAPTLILHKGIVTKGRIREGEQLRMSVNATTRQDAARNHTATHLVHAALRDMLGPHVKQYGSLVGPNRLRFDFAHFRPLSTRDIDEIETVVNNEIRKNETVSTEVMSIQDAVAKGALAFFGDKYGEQVRVVTVESFSKELCGGTHCRHTGEIGLFRIVSETGVAAGVRRIEAQTGSGAFALLKKTEGEMRELSDLLKVGSSELVSKTRKVLTQLKDKERELEELKLKMASGSAVASSAKTVAGVPVHVQRTDGLDVNGMRALADQLRDKMKSGVVALGAATEDGKVALLVVVTKDLIGKLKAGDLIKVLAAEVGGTGGGRPEMAQAGGKDVSRLDAALEKVFGLVESALQR; translated from the coding sequence ATGAAGAATAGTGCGCGCGAGCTTCGCCAGGCCTTTATCCGGTACTTCGAGCAGCAAGGGCACCAGGCGGTGCCGAGCTCGGCCTTGATTCCTCAGGCCGATCCGACCCTGCTGTTTACGAACGCCGGGATGAATCAATTCAAACGGGTATTTCTTGGCGAAGAATCGCGCGCCTACAAGCGTGCGGTGACGGTGCAGAAGTGCCTGCGGGCCGGCGGGAAGCACAACGACCTGGAGAACGTCGGGTACACCAGGCGTCATCACACGTTCTTTGAAATGCTCGGGAACTTCTCGTTCGGGGACTATTTCAAAGAAGATGCGATTCTCTTCGGCTGGGAATTTCTGACCAAGACGGTGGGGCTCGACAAGAGCCGGATGTGGGTGACGATTTTCCGCGAGGACGATGAAGCCGATCAGCTCTGGAAGAAGATCGGCGTATCGCCGTCCCGTATCGTCCGGTGTGACGAAAAAGACAACTTCTGGCAGATGGCGGATACCGGTCCCTGCGGGCCATGCTCAGAGCTCCATTTCGACCAAGGCTCGGCAGTGCCGGGCGATGATACGCCCAACGGTGAGGGCGACCGGGTCATCGAAATCTGGAACCTCGTGTTCATGCAGTACAACCGGGATGCGTCGGGAAAGCTCAACCCGTTGCCGAAGCCCAGTATCGATACCGGCATGGGGCTGGAGCGGCTGACGGCGGTGGCGCAGGGAGTTTTGAGCAACTATGACAGCGATCTCTTCATGCCGTTGTTGGGAGCCATCGGTACGCGCGCCGGTTTGCAGTATGGCAAGAAGGAGCAGGCGGATCGCTCGATGCGCGTGATCGCCGACCACTTGCGCGCGATCAGTTTTCTAATGACCGACGGCGTGCTTCCTTCCAACGAAGGGCGCGGGTATGTGCTTCGGCGGATTCTGCGGCGCGCGGCCCGTCATGGGCGTTTGATTGGGATTGTCGAGCCGTTTCTGCATGAGTTGACCGCCACGGTCGTCGATCAAATGGCTGAGGCCTATTCCGAAGTGAAGGCTGCGGCCGGGACGATCGCGGAAGCCACGCGCGGTGAAGAAGAACGGTTTATCGCTACCCTCGATCAGGGCCTGCCGATTCTCAACGAGATGATCGAGAAGGCCCGGTCATCCGGCAAGACGGTGTTGGCCGGAACGGATATCTTCAAGCTCTATGACACATACGGGTTTCCGATGGACCTCATTCAGGAGGCCTGTCGCGAACAGGACATGACGGTCGATGAGAAGGGGTTCGATCTGGCGATCGAAGAACAGCGGAACCGCGCGCGGAAGACCGGCGGATTTGAGCAGGAAACAGCCAGGCCTGCGGTGTCGGAGTTGGCCGGGCGTCTGGGCGCGACGAAGTTCATTGGCTATGACCGGCTGGATACTGATGCAGTCCTGCAGGCGATCCTCAAGTCCGACCGGATGGTGAAGGAAGCGGCCGAGGGTGATGAAGTTGAAGTCGCGCTCGATGTGACGCCGTTCTACGCCGAGGGCGGCGGTCAGATGGGCGATCAGGGTCTGTTGGTCGGTCCAGAGGGCCGGTTGGAGATCAAGGAGACCACGAGGCCTGCGCCGACGCTGATTCTGCACAAGGGCATCGTGACTAAGGGACGGATCAGGGAAGGCGAGCAGCTGCGGATGTCGGTCAATGCGACGACCCGTCAGGACGCGGCGCGGAACCACACGGCGACGCACTTGGTGCATGCGGCCTTGCGGGATATGCTGGGGCCTCATGTGAAGCAGTACGGATCGTTGGTTGGGCCGAACCGGCTGCGGTTCGACTTCGCGCATTTCCGCCCGCTCTCGACCCGTGACATCGATGAAATCGAGACGGTGGTCAACAATGAGATTCGTAAGAATGAAACCGTCTCGACCGAAGTGATGAGCATTCAAGACGCGGTGGCCAAGGGAGCCCTGGCGTTCTTCGGCGATAAGTACGGTGAGCAGGTGCGGGTGGTCACGGTCGAATCCTTCAGCAAGGAACTTTGCGGTGGTACCCATTGTCGACACACCGGCGAGATCGGGCTGTTCCGTATCGTATCGGAGACCGGTGTCGCGGCCGGTGTGCGGCGCATCGAAGCTCAGACCGGCAGCGGGGCCTTTGCGCTGTTAAAGAAAACCGAAGGGGAGATGCGGGAATTGTCCGATCTGCTCAAGGTCGGGTCGTCTGAGCTGGTGAGCAAAACTCGCAAGGTGCTGACGCAACTGAAGGACAAAGAGCGCGAGCTGGAAGAGTTGAAATTGAAGATGGCCAGCGGGTCGGCGGTCGCTTCGAGCGCGAAGACCGTCGCCGGTGTGCCGGTCCATGTGCAGCGGACCGACGGGCTGGATGTGAACGGGATGCGGGCACTGGCCGATCAATTGCGGGATAAGATGAAGAGCGGCGTCGTCGCGCTCGGCGCTGCGACCGAAGATGGGAAGGTCGCCCTCCTTGTCGTCGTGACGAAAGATCTGATCGGTAAACTCAAAGCCGGAGATTTGATTAAGGTCCTGGCCGCGGAAGTCGGGGGCACGGGTGGCGGGCGTCCCGAGATGGCCCAGGCCGGGGGCAAGGATGTATCCCGTCTCGATGCCGCGCTGGAAAAGGTCTTTGGTCTGGTCGAATCTGCCCTGCAGCGGTAA
- a CDS encoding regulatory protein RecX: MGAKKRTPPSSPEEWMHLAVRYLARWDRTVAQVEQFLLSKGASATQAKQTISRLSDLRYLDDRAYAGRWIESRLTRQPMGRERLLAKLQSRGIGEAVAERAVQEALREIDEDTLARQALKGWQRKRQRVTVSQAVRLLRQWGFEEETIERTIRACFGHEGLES, encoded by the coding sequence GTGGGTGCGAAAAAACGGACGCCGCCATCGTCTCCCGAAGAGTGGATGCACCTTGCCGTGCGGTATTTGGCTCGCTGGGATCGGACCGTGGCTCAGGTCGAGCAGTTTTTGTTGAGCAAGGGGGCTTCCGCGACTCAGGCGAAGCAGACGATCAGCCGATTGTCCGATCTCCGCTATCTCGATGATCGTGCCTATGCCGGGCGATGGATTGAGAGCCGGCTCACTCGCCAGCCGATGGGACGTGAGCGGTTGTTGGCCAAGTTGCAGAGCCGAGGGATCGGGGAGGCCGTCGCTGAAAGAGCCGTCCAAGAGGCTCTTCGAGAGATTGATGAAGACACTCTCGCCCGGCAGGCGCTCAAGGGGTGGCAGCGCAAGCGGCAGCGCGTGACCGTCTCGCAGGCGGTTCGCCTCCTACGTCAGTGGGGTTTCGAAGAAGAGACGATCGAGCGTACGATACGAGCTTGTTTTGGACATGAGGGACTTGAGTCATGA
- the recA gene encoding recombinase RecA — protein sequence MSEKDDKKRALELALSQIEKQYGKGAIMKLGTDERPADVPAISTGSLGLDIALGVGGLPRGRVIEIFGPESSGKTTMTLHCIAEVQKTGGVAAFIDAEHALDLTYAQKLGVQADELLVSQPDTGEQALEIAETLVRSGAIDLIVVDSVAALTPRAEIEGEMGDSHMGLQARLMSQALRKLTAAISKSQTTLIFINQIRMKIGVMFGNPETTTGGNALKFYSSVRLDIRRIESVKEGQDVMGNRVRVKVVKNKMAPPFRQAEFDIMFAEGISKTGELVDIGVEKKIIDKSGAWYSYKGERVGQGRDAAREFLKNNPAAALEVEAKLRELAGVPARNAKKAEPKEEKPAAKADKGEEKRAHK from the coding sequence ATGTCAGAGAAAGACGACAAGAAGCGCGCGTTAGAGTTGGCCCTTTCCCAGATCGAGAAGCAGTATGGGAAGGGCGCCATCATGAAGCTTGGGACGGATGAACGTCCCGCCGATGTTCCGGCCATCTCGACCGGGTCGTTGGGGTTGGATATCGCCCTTGGCGTCGGAGGCTTGCCGCGTGGACGAGTGATTGAGATCTTCGGCCCGGAGTCGTCCGGCAAGACGACGATGACCCTCCACTGTATTGCCGAAGTGCAGAAAACCGGCGGTGTGGCGGCGTTTATCGATGCGGAACATGCGTTGGATTTGACCTATGCTCAAAAACTCGGGGTGCAGGCGGATGAGTTGCTCGTGTCCCAGCCCGATACCGGTGAGCAGGCCTTGGAAATCGCCGAGACGCTGGTCCGCAGCGGGGCAATCGACCTGATCGTGGTGGACTCGGTTGCCGCGCTCACGCCGCGGGCTGAAATCGAAGGCGAGATGGGCGATTCCCATATGGGCTTGCAGGCCCGGCTTATGTCGCAGGCGCTGCGCAAGCTGACGGCGGCGATCTCTAAGTCTCAGACGACGTTGATTTTCATCAACCAGATCCGCATGAAGATCGGGGTGATGTTCGGCAATCCGGAAACCACGACCGGCGGTAACGCGTTGAAGTTCTATTCGTCGGTTCGCCTGGATATCCGTCGCATCGAGTCAGTCAAAGAAGGCCAGGATGTGATGGGAAACCGGGTGCGGGTCAAGGTCGTTAAGAACAAGATGGCGCCGCCGTTCCGCCAGGCGGAGTTCGACATCATGTTTGCCGAAGGTATTTCGAAGACCGGTGAACTGGTTGATATTGGGGTCGAGAAGAAGATTATCGATAAGTCCGGGGCCTGGTACTCCTATAAAGGGGAGCGGGTCGGCCAGGGACGCGATGCGGCGCGGGAATTTCTCAAGAACAATCCGGCTGCGGCGCTGGAAGTTGAAGCGAAGCTTCGGGAATTGGCCGGGGTGCCTGCGCGCAATGCAAAAAAGGCCGAGCCCAAAGAAGAGAAGCCGGCGGCCAAGGCGGACAAGGGTGAGGAGAAGCGGGCGCACAAGTAG
- a CDS encoding competence/damage-inducible protein A, producing MRALRSAQRAVIAETIAVGSELLVGGRSDSNSLFITEALGRLGIEVRFKSIVGDDQADMVQVLKTAANRAGVVIMTGGLGPTVDDCTREAVAKATGRRLARRKAAFDGMTARLAQWGRTPNKGQLRQATIPAGATVVANPVGSAPGFVLAWKGATIVTLPGVPREMEAMMTESVIPFLADQLARSKQAAPQPIIRHTFHTWGLPEAEVDAKLLGLIPKGLSVDVGLLASPMGVLVSLTTKSGGAESVSGIRLASLVDEVRARLRDCLFAEGREAMEDVVGRLLCEQRRTVALAESCTGGLIGHRLTQVPGSSAYVDRGAICYSNQSKSEMLGVPVVLIAKHGAVSREVAAAMAKGIRERAGVSVGLSVTGIAGPGGATETKPVGLVYVGLDGGAEGSLTKEFRFHGDRSVVKQRSSQAALELLRRWLIAHGGAASPRD from the coding sequence ATGCGTGCTCTCCGATCTGCCCAGCGTGCGGTGATTGCTGAAACGATTGCCGTCGGGTCTGAACTATTGGTCGGCGGACGGTCCGACAGCAATTCGCTGTTTATTACGGAGGCCTTGGGTCGGCTCGGGATTGAGGTGCGGTTTAAGTCGATCGTCGGGGACGATCAGGCCGATATGGTGCAGGTGCTCAAGACTGCGGCGAATCGCGCCGGAGTCGTCATCATGACCGGCGGGCTGGGGCCGACGGTAGACGATTGCACGAGAGAGGCGGTGGCGAAGGCGACCGGGCGGCGACTGGCTCGCCGAAAAGCGGCGTTCGACGGGATGACGGCGCGCCTGGCTCAATGGGGACGGACGCCGAACAAAGGGCAGTTGCGGCAGGCGACCATCCCGGCCGGCGCGACCGTGGTGGCCAATCCCGTCGGTTCTGCGCCGGGGTTTGTCCTTGCATGGAAAGGGGCAACGATCGTCACGCTTCCCGGCGTGCCGCGCGAGATGGAAGCGATGATGACGGAGTCGGTGATCCCGTTCCTGGCGGATCAACTCGCGCGTTCGAAACAGGCCGCTCCGCAACCGATCATTCGACACACGTTTCACACCTGGGGTCTGCCGGAGGCGGAGGTCGACGCCAAACTGCTGGGCCTGATCCCCAAAGGGCTTTCCGTCGATGTGGGATTGCTGGCCTCGCCGATGGGAGTGTTGGTCTCATTGACGACGAAGTCAGGCGGCGCCGAGTCGGTATCGGGTATTCGGCTGGCTTCGCTGGTCGACGAGGTTCGGGCCAGGCTGCGGGATTGTCTCTTTGCCGAAGGCCGCGAGGCGATGGAGGACGTGGTCGGGCGGTTGCTGTGTGAGCAGCGGCGGACGGTAGCTCTGGCCGAGTCCTGCACCGGCGGTTTGATCGGTCATCGGCTCACGCAGGTGCCGGGATCGTCGGCCTACGTCGATCGCGGCGCGATCTGCTATAGCAATCAATCGAAGAGCGAGATGTTGGGTGTGCCGGTAGTATTGATTGCGAAACATGGCGCAGTCAGCCGGGAGGTGGCGGCGGCCATGGCCAAGGGTATTCGCGAGAGGGCCGGAGTCTCTGTCGGGTTGAGTGTCACCGGCATTGCCGGGCCGGGCGGCGCGACCGAGACGAAGCCGGTCGGATTGGTCTATGTCGGACTCGATGGCGGGGCAGAGGGTTCCCTCACCAAAGAGTTTCGTTTTCATGGTGATCGATCGGTCGTCAAGCAGCGGTCGTCGCAGGCGGCTCTTGAGTTGCTACGGCGCTGGCTGATCGCGCACGGCGGCGCGGCTTCGCCAAGAGACTAA
- a CDS encoding chlorite dismutase family protein → MSSPEQTAPAQPPKRQFVNFAFYKVDPAWRRLPEAERTKGKAEFLKAVEEYAGRVLVVAYSAVGIRGDCDIMLWRISYELELFQEMTTKILASGLGQYITTPYSYLAMTKRSIYVDHHTHEGQESKRLTVVPGKGKYIFVYPFLKTREWFLLTKAARQGMMDEHIEVGHRFPSVKLNTTYSFGLDDQEWVVAFETDKPEDFLDLVMALRETEGSRYTLRDTPIFTCIRKTVKETLDTLGG, encoded by the coding sequence ATGTCGAGTCCCGAACAAACCGCACCAGCTCAGCCACCGAAGCGACAATTCGTCAATTTCGCATTCTATAAAGTCGATCCGGCCTGGCGCCGCCTTCCGGAAGCCGAACGCACCAAAGGGAAAGCCGAATTTCTCAAAGCCGTGGAAGAATATGCCGGCCGTGTGCTCGTCGTTGCCTACTCCGCGGTGGGCATCCGCGGCGATTGCGACATCATGCTCTGGCGCATCAGCTACGAGCTGGAACTGTTTCAGGAAATGACCACGAAGATTCTCGCGTCAGGACTGGGCCAGTACATCACGACCCCCTACTCCTACCTGGCCATGACCAAACGATCGATCTACGTGGATCATCACACCCACGAAGGTCAGGAGAGCAAGCGCCTGACCGTCGTCCCCGGCAAGGGCAAATACATTTTCGTGTACCCCTTCCTCAAGACCCGCGAGTGGTTCCTGCTCACCAAGGCTGCTCGCCAGGGGATGATGGACGAACACATTGAAGTCGGCCACCGCTTCCCGTCGGTCAAATTGAACACCACCTACTCCTTCGGTCTCGACGACCAGGAATGGGTCGTGGCATTTGAGACCGATAAACCGGAAGACTTCCTCGATCTCGTGATGGCCTTGCGCGAAACCGAAGGATCCCGCTACACCTTACGCGATACTCCGATCTTTACCTGTATCCGTAAAACGGTGAAAGAGACGCTCGATACACTCGGCGGCTAA